The genomic window GTGTACCTCGCTCATAACTTGCTCATGCTCCTCTAAATCTCCGCTGTTTGATGGGATTGACAGCTCCGCCATTTCTGCTGATTGCGGTGGTGCACAGGTGCTAACCCTAGCCCCAATCCAAGGAAGACGATGTCACTGAACTCCGGATTTCTAATAAAACGACGTCGCTTTAGTTTCTCCGTTGTATCCCAAGTTAAAACCATGGCTCTCCGTTTGAAACTGATGTACAAGCCCACATATTTTGATTTCCTCCGTTTCTGACGCTGCGTTGTAGAGGTACCTCTTAACACGACGTCGTTTAAGTTTCACCGCTGACATCATTCATAGGTTTCTGCGTTTGTAACGCCCCACCGTAAGATTTCCTACACTCTGATCAAAGCAGAGTACcctccttcatcttcttccaacTGAGTGCTCATGTATTCAATATCAATTctattgctatttttttttttcatcctttttgTATCACTGTAAATTTGGATATATACTATCAGCTTCCTCCCGCTTTccaactttaaaatatgtctaTATGATTAAAAGGAGCCTCGTATATGTAAtaccagagaaaaaaaaaaaataaaccccCGTGGGAAATCAAGTATCACATATAATGTGATAAAAGACTAAGAAGCCGCTTGTGAACATGCACTTTCAGCCATTGAGCAAGAGACTTCAACATAAAAATGGCAATCAGACAGATTTCTACTGTAAACATGTAAACCTTTTAAGCTTCTGGAGCAATGCTGTTATCTTACAAGGCTGAGAGACATGGGAAAGAAGAGGAATAAGCTAGAAGCCTAGAATATCTTCCTACGGGTGCTGACTGATAACAAATAATAAAGAACTACACTGTGGGAGAAGAATTTGGAGAAGATTACAATGGGTGATACAATCATGTAAAGAATTTTCTGTTATTCCCTTAAGCAAGGGAAATGCATAAATCTAATGCTATCCTTTCACTTTCCCCTAAGAGCTGCAAGGCGAGCAGCAACTTCATCATAATCTGGTAGCTTTGGGTGCACATGGCTGAACTTCATCATATCTGGTTGAAAGGAAGTGGCACGAACATGCCCTTTCCTTGTCTCTTCCGTTGGAGTTGTTGGTTCAATTGGGAGAGATCTTACTCTGGATGGACCATGCTTGTGGTCAGGGCCTCTGTTCCCTGTGGATTCACTATTTTCTGCTGCAGTTTGGTgtgaaggaggaggaggaggttcTTGAGATGGCTTCTTTGTACTGTAGTGTATCAAAAGCCTGTCTAGTTCTTTCTCGTCCTTCTGATCGTGATCCCCGGCATTTAAGATTTGTAACCCTCTTCTTGGGTCCTCTAGTCTTGTTCTTCTTGGATTTGTCTTCACTAATTCATTACCTTGATCATCGCCTGGTGGTGGGTTCAGCTGTCTCCTCCTGACTGATCTTGGTTTTGGCTTAGCTTCCCCTTCACTAACCTGAGCATTCAGTTTTTCAGCCACCTCTCCCTGCTCAGGACCGTTTGTTCCTGTTGGGGTTCTTTCAGGCTTGTTATCAACTTCTTCACCACCAGAACCACCAGGCAAGGCCTCCGAACCGGTTGGGTTTTTTTCAGGTTTTGGCCTGGTATAAGGAGGAAGGGCAACCCTCTTGGGGAAGGGGCGCCTGTCATCCATTTCTTTTTCAGGAACCCTTCTTTCTAAGCTTGAAAATTTCTGATGACCTCCATTATCTTCCCTTGGAGCAAATGAAGGTGTTTCATGAGACAGAAAGCCTTGGTTGTCTTTTCCAGGGACAGCACTTCTCCTACTGATATTCAGTCTGTATCCATCATCAATATCATCCCCTTTTCCATTAGATGAAGGGTCCACTTCATCTTCTTTTCGTGCAACATCCTCTTTTTTTGGgctaattttcttcttttggtccTGCAGAATAGTTATACAAACATGACTTTAGCATAAAGAAGAAACAAACAGAAGGTTTGGCCTTTTAGCAGGTCACCAAACATTAGGCAAAGTTGTCCCTTCTTTCCATAGAACTTATCCACAAAACTTAAGGTTACTAAAGTTATAAAACCTGGCTTACTTGATCGGATGCAGGTGGATTGAACAGCTTCTGCTCCAAAGCTTTGGAATCCCATTCTATAGAGGACTCTTGCGCTATGTCCCGCAACAATTGAAGCTTCATATCCTTGGATGAAGACTTCGACTTCAACTTCTCAGCAAACTAGGATCAGAAAATTATCGAGTTAGTCATGAAGACAGAGTGGTAGCCTGCAAAGAACTCTCAGTGGAAGTATAAATAATCACCTCTTTGTTAACAAATGATTCCAGTGAATTCCCATATCTTTCAGTTAATATATTCCTGAGCTCACGCAGCTCTGGCACATCAGCCATTCTTGCTGCTGCAAAAATCAAAGATGATACAGCTTCCCTGCATTCCTTGGGGCATTCCCTGTAAG from Vitis vinifera cultivar Pinot Noir 40024 chromosome 9, ASM3070453v1 includes these protein-coding regions:
- the LOC100251435 gene encoding uncharacterized protein LOC100251435 encodes the protein MFEGLLGRKFSSKCKSSIKPTMARIEMVRKRRKAMQNFLTNDIGDLLRRGLDTNAYSKAEGLCAELNQISCYDFIDQFCGCILDHLSAMQKERECPKECREAVSSLIFAAARMADVPELRELRNILTERYGNSLESFVNKEFAEKLKSKSSSKDMKLQLLRDIAQESSIEWDSKALEQKLFNPPASDQDQKKKISPKKEDVARKEDEVDPSSNGKGDDIDDGYRLNISRRSAVPGKDNQGFLSHETPSFAPREDNGGHQKFSSLERRVPEKEMDDRRPFPKRVALPPYTRPKPEKNPTGSEALPGGSGGEEVDNKPERTPTGTNGPEQGEVAEKLNAQVSEGEAKPKPRSVRRRQLNPPPGDDQGNELVKTNPRRTRLEDPRRGLQILNAGDHDQKDEKELDRLLIHYSTKKPSQEPPPPPSHQTAAENSESTGNRGPDHKHGPSRVRSLPIEPTTPTEETRKGHVRATSFQPDMMKFSHVHPKLPDYDEVAARLAALRGK